The following is a genomic window from Canis lupus familiaris isolate Mischka breed German Shepherd chromosome 10, alternate assembly UU_Cfam_GSD_1.0, whole genome shotgun sequence.
agagagagagagagaggcagagacacaggcagagggagaagcaggctccatgaaccgggagccctatgtgggattcgatcccaggtctccaggatcgcgccctgggccaaaggcaggcgccaaaccactgcgccacccagggatccctggagtgaGCCTTTTAAAACTCTAGTCAGGTCCTGTCAGTCTGTTCAAAACTCTTCAAGGACTAAAGTTCATGAATATTAAAGGCTAAAGGTCCTTAATATGGCTTAGAAGGCCCCACACAATCTCCTTCCCTGCCCTGGATTTCTCATTGACCACTCTCCCTCTAGTCCGTCCAGCTGGCCTGCTCCCTAAACTCTGCACACTCCCACCTTAGGACCTCTGTTCTCACTGTTCTTTCTCCTGGAAagctcttcctttcacaaatctGCACAGCTTACTACTTTGCCTCTTTTCAGAAGTTTCATTTAAATGTCACCTCTGTGAGAGAATCTCTAATGACTCAAGGTAAACATCCTGGGCATTCACTACCCTTCCATGCTTTGGTTTTCTCCTTGGCACTTCTATATTTGTTCGCTGTGCACCTTTTCCCACGAAATGTAAGCTCTGTGAGAACAGGTCTTTTCCTTGTTCGTAGATGCATCCTGGGCCTAAAATGTGTGGCACATAGCAGGTGTGTAATAAGTAATTTGTGAAGAATGAAAGAATTCTCCCCAGTGTCTcatagggaagggaggaggaagcccagaggcagagcagcagctgcccagccctggggactGGAGATGCAATATCTCCCAGAGTGTTTCTCTTCAGGGCTGTCCTCCCTGGGGGACCCTCCTTGCCTTCCAGCGTGTGGGATGCCGCTTTCATCAGCAGTGGGGCCCCAGGCCAGAGGGCTGCAGAGCCAAACAGGGGGCTGGCCTGATGCAACGGTTACACAGAAATTAGCTGGGAGGCAGGACGCGGGGAAAGCAGCAGGGACAAATCCCTGCGGAAGGACCCTACACTGGGGAGACCCCAAATGGCTTCCCACACTTAAGGGATCCAGAATGCTCTCTTGTGCAGGAGGCCCCCGGGACCTCTGGGGGAATGGGAAAACCCATCTCTGCTCCCTAGCCATTggcatccctcctcctcccaaagTCTGGAGTCTGTCTCCTTAAGGTTCTCTTCTCCGTTAGGGTGTGGAATGGCTGTCCTGTGCAGGACCCAGGAGCTCCATCCACCGACGTGGCCACTCTGGCCCTGAGACGCTGGGCTGAGACAggattgggggtggggtaggggcagggcCGCTGGTGGGAAAGTGGCGGCAAGGGCGTGAGccagagccatccaggcgtctcgGCGTGGGGGAGTGTCCTGCCGCCCCGCCTCCCACCGGACAGGACCAAGGAGGCGGCCTAGGGCAGCAGCGGAAGACAGGGAGTCTCCCGAGGGCATCCGGACCCCTTAGCCCGACGGCCCAGAGCCGGGCCCGCGCTCCGGGCAGGGTGGGGCGCCGCTCCCGTCCGAGGGAAGAGAGGTCTGTAAGCACCACTCCCGGATAAAGGATGCTCCCCGTCCCTCCCTCGAACTGTCACTAACTTCGTCGGGGAACGGGTGGGGCCGCATCCTGAGCAGCTGATGCCCCAACTTCGAAGGGACAACCAGCATCCCCGAGGACTAGAGGGTAAAGAGCAGGTGGGATCGGTACTCGCCTCTCTCCTCAGGTTCCGGCTCTGACTGTGGCTCTGTGGCTGCCACCCGCTCATCTTCAACATGATCCGCTCTGTGCCTTACACTCAAGCCTCTGACCTCGGAGGCCCGAGCGCGGATGTTTTAAggaggccctgccctcccctcggGGGCGGGCCCGCAAGCCTGCCAATCAGGGCGCGGCACGCCggcgctggccccgccccgccccccgcgcccgccacTCAGCAGCCCCCGCGGCGCCGCCCCCTTCGCTCCCGCCGGCCCGGGGGTAGAGGTGGTGTCGGACCCGGAAGTGGCTTTGGGTCACGAGGCTCCGCGGAGGAGGCGAGTGAGTCATGCGCGCGCGCGGAGGGGagagctgggggggaggggaggaggggaggagaggggggcgGGGATGATGCAATGTTTGGCAACCGGTGTCTCGGCGCGCACGCGCAGGGGCCGACGAGGGTGGTGGGcggtgcgggggggtgggggagaggagagggcggGGCGCCAGCGCCGGGCTCCCAACGGCCCCAACGGCTCCCAACCGTGGCCGCCCTCAGGCTGCCTGCGAAGCCGCGCTGCGGCTCGTCCTCCTCGGCGCCCTTATTCCGCCCACCTGGCGTTAGCCCCCGCCTCGCCGTCTGCATGGGGGGCTCCCATTTTGCTCGGTCCCCTCCTAGTTAGTGGGCGCGAGGTCTTCTAAGCCAATCTCTTTTGAAAGTTTGCATGCAGCCACAGGACCGCCTAACGTCTCCTCGAGTAGGCGCATAGAAAGATCCCGTTTAGCTCCCTAATTCCCCCAGAAGGGGCCGAGGAACTTGAGTACTTTTGATGGTCATTTTCAGCTCCTCGCCGAAAAGCACCCCTAACTTTTATCTTTGTGAAGTTTCTGATGAGCGCTCAGCATGCCAGGATTCAGGACTTGGCCCGGTGGACGCGATtctcagcctcccccccccccccccccgtactcTGGTGCCTCCACCAAGGATCAAGACCCGCCCTTTTCGCTGTACCAGCCGCGCAGGTCCTGTGACTCCTGCGTGAGGAGCCGTGCACCCGCCGCCTGCCGCCTCGGTGCTCGGGCGACCTTAGAGCCTCGTTGCCTGGGACGTTGGGTGCACTTGAGCGCGCAGCCGCCTTGCACCGGGTTGTCAGGAGCCCAGAGTCTGGCCTCACCTGCCCCTTTACTTGCCCCCTAATATCTGTGCCACAACCGTTCTTGTTTGTAAATAAAGGATGACGAGTTGTGAAGGTAAAACGAGAGCACTATGAACTTGGAGGCAGCTTAAACAAAAGTGAAAAGCATCGCTTAAAATGCAAACGTTTTTCTTGTGCcattagagagaaaaaagatgcCATGTGGCGGCCGGTTGTATTCACTGTCATACCCTCACGGGGGCAGCCAGAGTTAAGTAGAATCTGTCACAAGGCCGGTTGTGGCTGCAAGGAGGTTTAGGTGGTGGTGTGACGGTGACAGGTCCTCGGCCGGGCCTGCTCCGTTGCTCCAGACCTCCATTTCCCCTTCAgtagatgggggtgggggtgggttggACCAGATGGTCTCTCCTGGCCCAAAGACATGACCAGGTTGTCAGTGACAGGCAGAGGTCATGTGACTTGACAGGCGGAGGTCCTGTTGTGACATGTTGACCTGGGGAGGCGGGTCAAGTCCCAGCACACTACCCGGGAAGCCTTTGGGGCGGGGCAGGGCAAGTCGCGACTTTCATCTTTTGGGGCCGGCCCCTCCCGGACCCGGCATTCCTGGCTCCCCCGACAGACTGTGGCTTTGGAAGGGGCCCCTCCCCGGGGAGGGCTGGGATTGGCCGCCGGTGGCCTGGGAAGAGGCTCAGATCCTTCCGCGGAGGGCGGGGGGGCCGCGTGGGGTGTTTGTTCTCTTGGGGATTAATGGGGggttgtgggggaggggtagGCGCGCTCCCGCATGCGCACTGCGGCCCCTCCTGTTGGCTCGTCGTTGTCCGCTGGGCgggggcccggccccgcccctctcccgtccgggcagcggcggcggcggcggcggcggcggctgcggcggcggcggcggcagcgacggcggcggcggcggcggcagcctGCGCGGTGCCTTCTGGGAACGGaatccccagggctgcccctggcccCCATGGCGCATGCGCGGGAGGCCGCTCGGTGatccgcggcggcggcggcggcgcttcCTGCTAGGACCGGCCGGGGCCGTACCGGAGGCTCGGGCTCCGCCgaccctcctcccactccctcccactCACCCTCTGGGCCGCGACTGCGCAGGGCGGGGCCGGCCGAGCCATGGGCCGCGGTGAGTGCAGggcccggcccccccgcccctccccctcccctcccctgctgtcCCTACCCTCTGCCCCCCGCGTCCTCGGCCCCTTTCCCggccccatccccgcccccccgccctcaCCTGCCCCCGCCGTCTCTCCCTCGCACTGCTTGACTTTTGCCTTCTTCACCTCCCTCCCTCAGTGCTTCGCCCACCCTCCGCCCGCCCTCTCCCCAAGTTCCTTCCTACTTCGTGcgccttcccctcctccccaggcagagggaagcaggctggGTGACAGGGCGCCTTGTTACGAGAGGGAAAGTTTAGGAGCCGCCGGTGTGGGGTGGGAGCGATGGTGAGGCTGGGGGGCTGCttgcaggcgggggggggggctgcgtcCCCACTTGGAGCCAATTTGAAGCCGGTGGGGTAGGAGGTGCTGAAGCCCCTTGCCTCGGGCTTGGGGGGAAATCAGGAGCTTCTCGGGATTCTGGGAGAAGACAGAGCTAGGTTGCAACCCTTCCTAGGAAGATCAAGTGAAGCAGATCAGTGATCGTCTCATGGGGCGGGCATGGGGGCTTCTGTTCGTACCACCCTGAGGGCCGTTGGGCGACCGCCTGGTGACCTGTGGGGCAACCCGTACTTTTATATGATCTTCCTGGGGGGTAGGGAACAGCAGGGGGCCAGACGCTCTGGGAAGCTCCTAGTGGCCTGGCATTATGGGAATTTGCCCATGTTCCAGGATGGATTCTGTCTCTGATGGGACAAAGGGGCTTTGCCCTTTATGTCCAGGGGTTGGGCTCTGATTCCTTGGCCCCGGGGAGTTGTTGAGGCTTGGATCCTCCGGTTCCTTGGGCGGTACCTGGAAAGGACGGTTGTGGACTCACCAGCAGATCCCTGAGATCTTTCCCTGGACAGTGTCCTGGGCTTTGGTGCTCTCGGAGTTGGGCAGATTCCCGACAGCCCCCCCTTTCTCCTGTGTTGCAGGTGTGGGCTAAGCCGGAGGCCCCGGCTCTAGACTGGACCCCACAATGTTTGCAGAGATGTTCAGGTAGCCACCGCGGGACGGCAGACAGCTCTCAGTTTTCTTTCCCAGCTCCCTGAGGGTTTCCCAGGCCCCTGGGTTCTTTCGGGTCTCCCCGGCATCCTGGCCCTGCTGGAGAAGTCCCGCAGGTACCCCGCGCACCCTGATGCCCGCCCGGACATGTGTGTTACCAGGCACGTGGGAGCTGATTACACACAATGAATGGGGGCAATGAGAGCAGTGGAGCAGACAGAGCTGGGGGCCCTGTGGCCACATCTGTCCCCGTCGGCTGGCAGCGCTGCGTTCGAGAGGGTGCTGTGCTCTATATCAGGTGCGGATCCCCAGCGCTCTCGCCGCCTGTCCTCCCGACGCCCGGTCTCTGGTAGCCCGATactcctccctgtccttccttcctcagcctttcttctctctgtgtcgcGGGCCCTTACATCTGTCCTCCCTCCTCGTCCCACACCCTTCATCCTCCGTGCTCCCTAGGAAGGTCTCTGACTAAGGAACTGTCCTTTGGGCATGTCAACTAACTCCATGCTCTCTGACCCTGTGCTCTCCCAGCCCAAGTGGCACAGAGCTGTCTTCCCTGGAGCAAACCCGGAGCTACCTCCTCAGCGATGGGACCTGCAAGTGCGGTCTGGAGTGTCCACTCAATGTCCCCAAGGTCAGAGTGGTGAGGGGAGCCGGAGAATACAGGGATAAGCCAGGAGACCTGCGACCAGAGTCACTGACCGTGGTAGCTCTTCTCACAGATTCCGCTCTCTCAGGGTCCCTGTCCGTGACTCCCGCCTTACAGGTTTTCAACTTTGACCCTTTGGCCCCGGTGACCccgggtggggctggggtggggcccgCATCAGAGGAGGACATGACCAAGCTGTGCAACCACCGGCGGAAAGCCGTTGCCATGGCAACTCTGTACCGCAGCATGGAGACCACCTGCTCACACTCTTCTCCTGGTGAGTCTTCTCCACACGCTCCTGACAACTGAGGAAAACTTAAGGGCCTGGAGGAGGGACGGTGGGAGGAGCTCCAGGAGAGGGAGcaaggaggggtggaggggggagccACCCGATGAGACGAAGGCGCAGGGAGGTTGCGAGGTTATGGGAGATGGGATGGGGAAGACAAAAGAAAGGGGTTGGAAGGGGAGCCACCGGCTGAcccttcttttctcatttattgcaGGAGAGGGAGCGAGCCCCCAAATGTTCCAcactgtgtccccagggccccccTCTGCCCGCCCTCCTTGTCGAGTCCCCCCTACAACTCCACTTAATGGGGGCCCTGGCTCCCTTCCCCCAGAACCACCCTCAGTTCCACAGGCCTTCCCCCCTCTAGCAGGCCCTGGGGGGCTCTTCCCACCACCTAGGCTTCCTGACCCTGTCCCCTCCGGAGGCAGCAGCAGCCCCTGTTTCCTCCCAAGGGGCAACgccccctctccagccccacctcctccGCCGGCTATCAGCCTCAATGCTCCCTCCTACAACTGGGGAGCCGCCCTCCGCTCCAGCCTGGTGCCCCCTGACCTGGGCTCTTCCCCAGCCCCCCACACCTCCTCCTCACCACCTTCAGACCCCTCTCTCTTCCACTGTAGTGATGCCTTAAcgccccctcctctgcccccgaGCAATAATCTCTCTGGTCCTCCTGGCCCCCCTGGTCCTGCCACTCAGCCACCAGTGTCTTCAGCCACTATGCACCTGCCCCTGGTCTTGGGACCCCTAGGAGGGGCCCCCACGGTGGAGGGGCCCGGGGCACCCCCCTTCCTTGCTAGCAGCCTACTCTCTGCAGCGGCCAAGGCACAGCATTCCCCGCTCCCCTCTCCCAGCACTTTACAGGGCCGAAGGCCCCGTGCCCAGACACCCTCAGCTTCCCACTCCGCATCACCCCGTCCCTCTCAGCGTCGTCCCCGCAGACCCCCAACTGTACTGCGATTGCTAGAAGGGGGAGGCCCTCAAGCCCCTAGACGGAGCCGTCCTCgggcccctgcccctgtcccccaaCCCTTTCCTCTCCCTGAGCCATCCCAACCGATTCTCCCTTCTGTGCTGTCCCTGCTGGGactccccacccctggcccttCCCACTCTGATGGAAGCTTTAACCTTTTGGGGTCAGATGcacaccttcctcctcccccaaccctctcctcagggagccctccccagcccaggcaCCCTATCCCGCCCTCCCTGCCTGGGACCACCAGTGGCAGCCTCAGCAGTGTGCCAGGTACGGGAGTGTGGTAGGGCTCTTCCTCTGAGGCACTTAGGGGAGTTTAGTGAGCTCTTTGGTGGTTTTCTGGGTTGGAGGCGCGAAGGTTGGGTTCTTTGGATGCCGGGGATAAAGGTCCTCCCTTGAGctgaatttctcttttcctttgcaggtgcccctgccccaccagCTGCCTCCAAAGCCCCCCTAGTCCCCAGCCCTGTGCTTCAGAGCCCGTCGGAAGGGCTCGGGATGGGGGCGGGCTcagcctgccctctgcctcccctggctGGTGGGGAGGCTTTCCCTTTCCCTAGTCCTGAGCAGGGCCTGGCGCTGAGTGGAGCCAGCTTCCCGGGGATGCTAGGGgccttgcctctgcctctgggtCTGGGGCAGCCTCCACCATCTCCGTTGCTCAGCCACAGTTTATTTGGCGtgctggctgggggagggggacagcctccccctgagcccctgctccccccccctgGGGGACCCGGCCCTCCCCTAGCCCCAGGCGAGCCTGAAGGGCCTTCGCTTTTGGTGGCTTCCCTGCTTCCACCAGCCCCCTCAGACCTCCTTCCACCCCCTTCTGCACCTCCTAGCAACCTCCTGGCCTCTTTCCTGCCCCTGTTGGCCCTGGGCCCCAcagctggggatggggagggatctGCAGAGGGAGCTGGGGGTCCAAGTGGGGAGACGTTTTCAGGTTTGGGAGACCTGCCCCCCCTACTGTTCCCCCCACTTTCAGCACCCCCTACCCTCATAGCTTTAAATTCTGCGCTGCTGGCTGCCAGCCTGGATCCCCCCTCGGGGACGCCCCCCCAGGTGAGGATAGGGGCTGAGTGGGTGGGACAGGAGGAGGTAGAATCAGGGATGGGAGCAGGGAATCAAAGGCTTTCAGTTTCATGCCTGAGCTCTTCCCTGGGGCCTGCGGGGAGGGCTTAGTTCTTGGCTGGGGGTAGGATGGCTGCAGGAACTGGGTCTGTATTTAATAAGCGTGGCCTACTTCACGTGAGGCTCCGGTGAGGTGGTACGTGTGCAGGTACTGTGCGTTCACGAACTGCTTCACGAAGAGCGTCACAGCCGTTCTTTCTCCTTAGCCCTGTGTCCTGAGTGCCCCCCAACCTGGACCACCTACCTCCAGTGTCACCACGGCAACTACTGACCCGGGGGCCTCCTCTCTGGGCAAGGCCCCCTCCAACTCAGGGAGACCCCCCCAACTCCTTAGCCCTCTGCTGAGTGCCAGCCTGCTGGGTGagtctgaggggaaaaaaactggtgcaaaagagacaaagaggaagCAGTGACACTTGGGAGTAGAGGCCGGATGACCTGGGAAGAGTCTGACCCCAGGGTTACGCCCAGGAGGTAAACAGGGTCAGTGCAAGGGCTCCTGGTTTGCCGAGGGGCCTCCTGATCCTCCAACTCCTCAACAGGTGATCTGTCTTCGCTGACTGGCAGCCCTGGAGCCCTCCCCAGCCTGTTGCAGCCTCCTGGCCCTCTTCTCTCTGGCCAGTTGGGGCTGCAGCTCCTCCCTGGGGGGGGAGCTCCGCCACCCCTCCCGGAGGCTTCTAGTCCCCTAGCCTGCCTGCTACAGAGTCTCCAGGTGAGGGCGCTTcccggcggggaggcgggggcttCAGGGGCAGGTTTTTTCCTCAAATGGAAGTAGAGGTTTTTTGTTCCCGACACAGAGGCACTGGCTGGGACTAAGGTGCTACTGTTTGTCTGCAGATTCCCCCGGAGCAGCCGGAAGCCCCCTGTCTGCCCCCCCAGAGCCCCACCTCAGCCCTGGAGCCGGAGCCTGCCCGGCCTCCCCTCAGTGCCTTAGCCCCACCCCGTGGTTCTCCTGACCCCCCAGTCCCTGAGCTGCTCACTGGGAGGGGGTCAGGGAAACGGGGacggaggggaggagggggacttAGGGGCATTAACggtgaggccaggccaggccgggGCCGAAAGCCTGGCAGTCGGCGGGAGCCTGGCCGACTGGCCCTCAAGTGGGGGGCACGTGGTGGCTTCAATGGACAAATGGAACGGTCCCCAAGAAGGACCCACCACTGGCAGCATAACGGGGAGCTGGCCGAAGGGGGTGTTGAGCCCAAGGATCCATCCCCTCCCGGACCCCATTCTGAGGACCTTAAGGTGAGCGCAGGGTGATGAGGGTCTGGGCTGAAGGGCTCTGAGGCAGGCTGCAAcgttcttcctcttcctc
Proteins encoded in this region:
- the MBD6 gene encoding methyl-CpG-binding domain protein 6 isoform X2, with amino-acid sequence MNGGNESSGADRAGGPVATSVPVGWQRCVREGAVLYISPSGTELSSLEQTRSYLLSDGTCKCGLECPLNVPKVFNFDPLAPVTPGGAGVGPASEEDMTKLCNHRRKAVAMATLYRSMETTCSHSSPGEGASPQMFHTVSPGPPSARPPCRVPPTTPLNGGPGSLPPEPPSVPQAFPPLAGPGGLFPPPRLPDPVPSGGSSSPCFLPRGNAPSPAPPPPPAISLNAPSYNWGAALRSSLVPPDLGSSPAPHTSSSPPSDPSLFHCSDALTPPPLPPSNNLSGPPGPPGPATQPPVSSATMHLPLVLGPLGGAPTVEGPGAPPFLASSLLSAAAKAQHSPLPSPSTLQGRRPRAQTPSASHSASPRPSQRRPRRPPTVLRLLEGGGPQAPRRSRPRAPAPVPQPFPLPEPSQPILPSVLSLLGLPTPGPSHSDGSFNLLGSDAHLPPPPTLSSGSPPQPRHPIPPSLPGTTSGSLSSVPGAPAPPAASKAPLVPSPVLQSPSEGLGMGAGSACPLPPLAGGEAFPFPSPEQGLALSGASFPGMLGALPLPLGLGQPPPSPLLSHSLFGVLAGGGGQPPPEPLLPPPGGPGPPLAPGEPEGPSLLVASLLPPAPSDLLPPPSAPPSNLLASFLPLLALGPTAGDGEGSAEGAGGPSGETFSGLGDLPPLLFPPLSAPPTLIALNSALLAASLDPPSGTPPQPCVLSAPQPGPPTSSVTTATTDPGASSLGKAPSNSGRPPQLLSPLLSASLLGDLSSLTGSPGALPSLLQPPGPLLSGQLGLQLLPGGGAPPPLPEASSPLACLLQSLQIPPEQPEAPCLPPQSPTSALEPEPARPPLSALAPPRGSPDPPVPELLTGRGSGKRGRRGGGGLRGINGEARPGRGRKPGSRREPGRLALKWGARGGFNGQMERSPRRTHHWQHNGELAEGGVEPKDPSPPGPHSEDLKVPPGVVRKSRRGRRRKYNPTRNSNSSRQDVTLDPSPTTRAAVPLPPRARPGRPAKNKRRKLAP
- the MBD6 gene encoding methyl-CpG-binding domain protein 6 isoform X1: MNGGNESSGADRAGGPVATSVPVGWQRCVREGAVLYISPSGTELSSLEQTRSYLLSDGTCKCGLECPLNVPKVFNFDPLAPVTPGGAGVGPASEEDMTKLCNHRRKAVAMATLYRSMETTCSHSSPGEGASPQMFHTVSPGPPSARPPCRVPPTTPLNGGPGSLPPEPPSVPQAFPPLAGPGGLFPPPRLPDPVPSGGSSSPCFLPRGNAPSPAPPPPPAISLNAPSYNWGAALRSSLVPPDLGSSPAPHTSSSPPSDPSLFHCSDALTPPPLPPSNNLSGPPGPPGPATQPPVSSATMHLPLVLGPLGGAPTVEGPGAPPFLASSLLSAAAKAQHSPLPSPSTLQGRRPRAQTPSASHSASPRPSQRRPRRPPTVLRLLEGGGPQAPRRSRPRAPAPVPQPFPLPEPSQPILPSVLSLLGLPTPGPSHSDGSFNLLGSDAHLPPPPTLSSGSPPQPRHPIPPSLPGTTSGSLSSVPGAPAPPAASKAPLVPSPVLQSPSEGLGMGAGSACPLPPLAGGEAFPFPSPEQGLALSGASFPGMLGALPLPLGLGQPPPSPLLSHSLFGVLAGGGGQPPPEPLLPPPGGPGPPLAPGEPEGPSLLVASLLPPAPSDLLPPPSAPPSNLLASFLPLLALGPTAGDGEGSAEGAGGPSGETFSGLGDLPPLLFPPLSAPPTLIALNSALLAASLDPPSGTPPQPCVLSAPQPGPPTSSVTTATTDPGASSLGKAPSNSGRPPQLLSPLLSASLLGDLSSLTGSPGALPSLLQPPGPLLSGQLGLQLLPGGGAPPPLPEASSPLACLLQSLQIPPEQPEAPCLPPQSPTSALEPEPARPPLSALAPPRGSPDPPVPELLTGRGSGKRGRRGGGGLRGINGEARPGRGRKPGSRREPGRLALKWGARGGFNGQMERSPRRTHHWQHNGELAEGGVEPKDPSPPGPHSEDLKSVFSQVPPGVVRKSRRGRRRKYNPTRNSNSSRQDVTLDPSPTTRAAVPLPPRARPGRPAKNKRRKLAP